One Nocardia iowensis DNA window includes the following coding sequences:
- a CDS encoding carbohydrate ABC transporter permease → MTDPATPGPAGIADVRPAGSDSDVAGLGRGKASAFVTPALLLIAAFLVFPALWLLWIGLTDLTVSGRTSVDVSFVGLDNYANALDDPLFRNSLWITLLFVFGSAVIGQNFLGFTLAWSLRDAARWLRAVVESLVLLAWILPSSVVAVLWIAMLDRDAGTINQLLDNPGYAWMIRHPLAVIIVFNIWRGTAFSMLLYSAALSTVPPSHLETARLAGASGPQTLRDVVFPHVRAHVLTNTLLISLWTFNDFTPYLLTRGEPNHGSETLPIFLYRQGIDDGALGYGAAASVLMLLINLVLALFYLRLLRRRPK, encoded by the coding sequence GTGACTGACCCGGCGACCCCCGGCCCGGCCGGCATCGCCGATGTCCGACCGGCCGGATCCGACAGCGATGTCGCGGGATTGGGACGCGGTAAGGCGAGCGCGTTCGTCACGCCCGCACTGCTGCTGATCGCGGCGTTCCTGGTGTTTCCCGCGCTGTGGCTACTGTGGATCGGGCTGACCGACCTCACCGTATCCGGGCGCACCTCGGTCGACGTGTCCTTTGTGGGGCTGGACAACTACGCCAACGCGCTGGACGACCCGCTGTTCCGGAACAGCCTGTGGATCACGCTGCTGTTCGTCTTCGGCTCGGCCGTCATCGGGCAGAACTTCCTGGGTTTCACCCTGGCCTGGTCGCTGCGCGACGCCGCCCGCTGGCTGCGCGCGGTGGTGGAAAGCTTGGTGCTGCTGGCCTGGATTTTGCCGTCCAGTGTGGTGGCGGTGCTGTGGATCGCGATGCTGGACCGTGATGCGGGCACCATCAACCAGCTGCTGGACAACCCCGGCTATGCCTGGATGATCCGGCATCCGCTGGCCGTGATCATCGTGTTCAACATTTGGCGCGGCACCGCCTTTTCCATGCTGCTGTACTCGGCTGCGCTGTCCACGGTGCCGCCTTCGCATCTGGAAACCGCGCGACTGGCCGGTGCTTCCGGGCCGCAAACATTACGGGATGTGGTGTTTCCGCACGTGCGCGCGCACGTGCTGACCAACACGCTGCTGATCAGCTTGTGGACCTTCAACGACTTCACGCCATATCTGCTGACCCGTGGCGAGCCGAACCATGGCAGCGAGACATTGCCGATCTTCCTGTACCGGCAGGGGATCGACGACGGCGCACTCGGGTACGGCGCGGCCGCTTCGGTGCTGATGCTACTGATCAACCTGGTGCTCGCCCTGTTCTACCTGCGGCTGCTGCGGCGGAGGCCCAAATGA
- a CDS encoding extracellular solute-binding protein, giving the protein MAPNRGMLAALASVGVLLAATVGCGSDSGGQNALTITANAINSAGGKNADEAKWIEEWVIPRFVEEQQAKGRTVRVKFQATGVPDEDYKNRIAKDLKTGTGADVVSLDGIWVGEFAEGQQIAPLDELVGADKVQAWDGWQHMPETVQRLMSYGGKQFGIPQGTDGRVLFFNRNLFEQAGLPANWQPTSWDQVLDAGRKLKAVPGVIPVQLNAGTSFGEATTMQGILPLLAGAGSAMHDGAKWVGNTANFREVLEFYRTLYGEELGDAELQQDAKGREKSFEKFAKGQVGILLEGDFLWRGVLNPTGGSFPMADRDTGVGWAKIPAAAPRAGVNGQDYVSMSGGSGRVVSPKSKNVELAWELLQFMNSPAAYEQWISMGGARITPRQDVNAEVLGGDPMLTFVSEQILPITSLRPALPEYSTVSKAMQQATLDVVTGTSPADAAAAYGKAVEEAVGKDKVASD; this is encoded by the coding sequence ATGGCACCGAACAGGGGGATGCTCGCGGCGTTGGCGAGCGTCGGCGTGCTCTTGGCCGCAACGGTGGGTTGCGGGTCGGACAGCGGCGGGCAGAACGCACTGACCATCACGGCGAACGCGATCAACTCGGCCGGTGGGAAGAACGCGGACGAGGCGAAGTGGATCGAAGAGTGGGTCATCCCCCGGTTCGTCGAGGAGCAGCAGGCCAAGGGCCGCACCGTGCGGGTGAAGTTCCAGGCGACCGGGGTGCCGGATGAGGACTACAAGAACCGGATCGCCAAGGACCTGAAGACCGGCACCGGCGCCGATGTCGTCTCGCTGGACGGGATCTGGGTCGGCGAGTTCGCCGAGGGACAACAGATCGCGCCGCTGGACGAGCTGGTCGGAGCCGACAAGGTCCAGGCGTGGGACGGATGGCAGCACATGCCGGAGACGGTGCAGCGGCTGATGTCCTACGGCGGCAAGCAGTTCGGCATCCCGCAGGGCACCGATGGACGGGTGCTGTTCTTCAACCGCAATCTGTTCGAGCAGGCTGGTCTGCCCGCGAACTGGCAGCCGACCAGTTGGGATCAGGTGCTCGACGCGGGCCGGAAGCTGAAGGCGGTGCCCGGCGTGATTCCGGTGCAGCTGAACGCGGGCACCAGCTTCGGCGAAGCGACGACCATGCAGGGGATTCTGCCGCTGCTGGCGGGCGCGGGCAGCGCCATGCACGACGGCGCCAAGTGGGTCGGGAACACCGCGAACTTCCGTGAGGTGTTGGAGTTCTACCGCACGTTGTACGGCGAGGAACTGGGCGATGCCGAGTTGCAGCAGGACGCCAAGGGCCGGGAAAAAAGCTTCGAGAAGTTCGCCAAGGGCCAGGTCGGCATCCTGTTGGAGGGCGACTTCCTATGGCGTGGCGTGCTGAACCCCACCGGTGGCAGCTTCCCGATGGCGGATCGGGACACCGGGGTCGGCTGGGCGAAGATCCCGGCGGCCGCGCCCCGCGCCGGGGTGAACGGGCAGGACTACGTGAGCATGTCCGGCGGCAGCGGGCGGGTGGTCAGCCCGAAGAGCAAGAACGTCGAACTGGCGTGGGAACTGCTGCAATTCATGAATTCGCCAGCGGCATACGAACAGTGGATCAGCATGGGCGGCGCGCGGATCACGCCGCGACAAGATGTGAACGCCGAGGTGCTCGGTGGTGATCCGATGCTGACCTTCGTGTCCGAGCAGATCCTGCCGATCACCTCGTTGCGACCCGCGCTACCGGAGTACTCCACGGTGTCCAAGGCCATGCAGCAGGCGACGCTGGATGTGGTCACCGGCACGAGCCCGGCCGATGCCGCCGCCGCGTACGGCAAGGCCGTCGAGGAGGCGGTGGGCAAGGACAAGGTAGCCAGTGACTGA